The stretch of DNA GCTCTAAAATAGgcttaattaaatttaaaaaaattttatgaatACTTCttttcatcaaggatgcattatttgatcaaaagtgacagtaaagacatttatagtgtTACATTACTTTCAGCTAAATGCTGTTAAGAATTCCCGAAAAATAAAAGGTATCTGTGTCTAAAAGAAACGAAGCGGCACAACTGCGTTCAGCGTTAATAATAATCACTCACGTCGGGAACAAAGGGCGGCGGCATCATCCCTGCCTCGAGCCTCGTGAAATTGATGTCCTTAAAGAACGCGTGACCTTTGATGACCTCCGCCCGTCGGCCAGATTTGCAGCCCAGTCTCTCTTTTGGGTTTTTGGCCAGGAGCTAAATCGCAAAACAATTCCAAATGTTCTCAAATGGAAAGCAGGACCGAGTAGATTAGATCGGATCGCATCAGTGAAATCGTAGGACTGCGGCGATTGCATGAAATGCAGCACTCACGCTTTTGCAGATGCATTTGGCGTCCTCGTCAAACTTCTTCCCATAGCTCTCGATCGTCTCCAGGACTCGCCTTTCCATCTCCTGCCTCGGCAGTCGCTCCCTGTGCTTGCGGAACGGAGGATTTCCGTCCGTCATCTCGAAAATTAGACACCCGAGCCCCCACCAGTCCACACTCACACCGTAGCTTCGGTTCGTAATGACTTCTGGCGCTGAAGATGGGggaaaatatgcaattttgcaCGCAATAGGACTATTAAAGCAAGACCCGATCGTcctaaaaagctattttttaaaataactactaTTTCTGTTCAGCAGGCATGCATTAAATCGATTGAAAGtcacagcaaagacatttaCGAAGGCTCTTTTCAACTTCACATTTATtgagaaatgctgaaaaatgcaatCAGTTTCCACAAAGCGATTGTTTTCAGCTTTGATAGTAATCTGAGATATTTAGCATATGTAGCAGATCAGCATATTAAGATCCTGTGATGCTGAAGACGGGgttcaaaattcagctttgatcgcaGCAATGCATTACGTTTTAATAAAGAAgggttatttgaaattgtaatgcTATTTCACTGCGacttttaagcaaataaatgcagcctttgaaGAGTCtttgtgcaaaataataataataataataaattaatattattttttttatacccaTGTATCCCACTGTGCCCACTCGGCCCTTCACGTGTTTTTCTTCTGGCAAGAATACGGCTAGTCCTAAATCAGAGATCCGAATGTGACCTGTCAGAAAACAGAGGCAGGTAATAATGACGTTGAAATGATTAACACCACAGCGTCTGATAAGTACAAAATTaaaggtatttatttaatcacagAAACGCATGCATCGTTTAAGTTTAATGCAAGAGctcattgtatttaaaattgagATCAGATTTTTATGCCACAGGTGAACGATGGCAGACGTCAAAGGTTGACGTGCCCTGGAGCGCTTTCATTTCCTCGTTTGTGATAGCGAAAGCAGGTTTGGAGAAGCGTTTCCTGCTCGATTATTCCAAAAATAGAAAGCTTAGGGAGTATTTTTATATCCTGAGGGGAATGTTACGAAGCTTGAACGGGCGGTTAACGTCTTTTGCTTTCACGGGGAAGTTCACGTACCATTATCGTCCAGCAGAATGTTTTCCGGCTTTAAATCCCTGatagaaatgaaagaaaacatgtgTTTGTGAGACCGTCTCCATCTGTTCTTTCTCGCGGGTAGATTTCTGGAAACCCGGTTTTAGGACCCACCTGTAAACAATGGACTCGTTGTGAAGATGGCTCAAGCCGCACAGGATCTCGGCGGCGTAAAACTGCACTCTTTCTTTGTCGAGGCCCTCGGTGCCCATGTTGTAGATGTGAAACCTCAGGTCTCCTCCGTTCATCAGCGTCAGCACCAGGCAGAGAGCCTCTTTCGTCTCGTAGGCGTAAGCTAAACTGACCTGACACATTCAGATAAACACACGGACGGCTGAAGAGATAAACCAATCAGAAACATTTGAGATTGATTTTTACTTCggcatatacacatatatgtaaagtgctgtcaaatgataaatagcataaaaagaaaatatttgcttGCATAATATCTTTCTGttctcatatttattttgtgtgtgtatatatatatatatatatatatatatatatatgtaattacacatacatactgtaattacatttatattcatataatttgtctcataaataaagatgtgtgtatgtatgcatatatttgtgtatatatatatatatatatatatatatatatatatatatatatatatatatatatatatatggggagCTGACAAATGAAAACTGGActgtgcaaaaatgcaaaaaaaaaaaaaaactgagaaaactgTATCTTCTTTcgttcagtttatatatatagcgTTTAtcttcagtatttatttattttttaatttacatgacGCCATAGAACACATTAATacatcaaatacacacacacacatatatatatatatatatatatatatatatatatatatatatatatatatatatatatatatatatatatatatgtatatatatatatatatatatatgtatatatatatatatatatatatatatatatatatatatgtgtatatatatatatatatatatatatatgtgtatatatatatatatatatatatatatatatatatatatatatatatatatatatatatatatatatatatatatatatatatatatatatatatatatatatatatatatatatatatatatgtgtatatatatatatatatgtatatatgtatatgtatatatacacagaccTAAAAGAATGTAgacataaaaatagaatatattagaatacataatatataatatttattctatattttcaTATCTACATTGTTTTCGATCTGTATTTTTCATGCATACGCTTTGTAAGTTACATTACAAATTCTCTAAAAATAACTTGCGCATATAAAATAGCTGCATGTATACACACAATACTTTTATACAGAttgtgaaagatttttttttcgcAGTAACTTCtgcatgtatgttttaaatatactgcCAGAATCTTCTGTCCGTCTTTGATTTCGGAGTGAAATCTGACCTGAACCAGTTCTGTGAGATTCAGCGGAGCAGAAACGGTCGTTTAAGCATAAACACTGACGTCAAGCGCTTGAGCCTCGCTCGCTGATAAGAATCATGAATCTCACCACGAATCTGCTGTTGACCCGTTCTAGAATCTGCTTCTCGTTGAGGGCCATGCCTTCTCCTCTCTGCTTCTTAATGCGCTTCTTCTCTAGTTTCTTGCACGCGTACATTTTCCCCGACGCTCGGGACTGATACGCGCACACCTGGAACCAGAGGCGTCATGTTATGATTTCCTCTATATTTCTGTGATAAGCTTCTGTGGGTCTTCGCTGTAAAAGAGCGGCTCTCACCTCTCCAAACCCGCCCTTTCCCAAAACACGGTACTCTCGGAAGATGTCCCGCGTGATCGGGCGCCTGCAGGGACGAAAGACGTGTCAGAGTCTGCTCAAAGAAACCTTTGCATTTGAAAGTTTACCCTCCAGGGTGCCGGTGAGTTTGTTTCCTCGTCGGATTTGCCGGTGTCCGAGCAACGGgtgctctgaagtgaatgggtgccgtcaggatgagagtCCGACAATAACCCACACCGCTCCGCTCCATCCCTTGAGTTCTTGTGAAGCCAAAAGATGCGTGTTTCTAAGAAGCAAATGCATCactaatatgtttttaacacCAAACTGTTGCTTCCGGGGTAATATAGCCAGactccataatccataataatgcttctttCAGTGGAAAGCTCCGTCTCTTGTTGTCTCTCACATTAAAATCCTCCCGTGACTTTGTTCAGAGCTGTTTTGGTTTGCAAACTGTGCTCAATCTGAGccgatttctctcctgattcagacattTATTGACTCATATTTTAACCAGAAGCAAGTTAAAAAGGTCTTCATGATagacttttatatatatatatatatatatatatatatatactgtatatatgtgtgtcttatatatatatatatatatatatatatatatatatatatatatatatatatatatatatatatatatgtgtgtgtgtgtgtgtttgtatatatatatatatatatatatatatatatatatatatatatatatatatatatatatatatatatatgtatatatatatatatatatgtctatatatatatgtgtgtttttgtgtttatatatatatgtatatgtatatatgtctatatatatatatgtatgtatgtatgtatgtgtgtgtgtgtgtgtgttttatatatatatatatatatatatatatatatatatatatatatatataaacacagcttttgtcttctccaaaagttaactgatggaccggagtgctgtggatttttgtgatatttttatcatctgtctggactctcattctgacggcacccattcaccgcagagcatccgttgCTGAGACACCGAagcaatgctgcatttctccaaatctgctgaAGAATCAAACCCAGCTCCGCACTAACCTCTCCACCATCTTCCACTGCAGGAATCGGTCGAAGTACATGCTTTTCTGATACTCTGCGAACGGGGCCCCGCTCAGGAACTCGTGCAGTGCCCTGAAGGAGACAAACGCACGTCACATTAATGCTCACGGACACGCGTGTGCGGACGCACTGATGACCAAACGTGAGGAACTGACTTTTGGCAGCCgctgaatacattttcagaagcGTTGAGCTCCAGGTTGACGCTGCACTTGTCAAGTTCCTGGTCTACAATCTGACGCACCCTTGAGGACTGAACACACACGCGGGCGTCAGAAAACTAGCCTCTCGTCGTGTAGCTTAGACAAGTTAGTGACATTTTCGCCAATAACTGCAATATTAACTTCTGATTATCAGATTTGAAATGAGGTGAAAAGAATAAGCGGGTGTTTAAAAACCTGTGAGGTGAGATATTTGTTGATGAGCTGCTTGCCAAAATGTTTCCTCTTTTCATCCGGTGTGATCTCGTATTCCGCCTGAAAGggttaaaacattaacaaaccgcatttcacaaaaatgcaaaatagatAATCAGGTCATGTAAACATTCGTACACACCGACAGCGATTCGGTATGATTCGTTTTCACTCACTTGTTTCAAATGTGTAGCAGATGTACTGAGTACTGAGCTACGTGTAATTACTGCATGCATAGTTCGGTAGATTGCATGCACttatgcaaaatgtatttttattatagcaAGTTCAGATGTAAGACGTAACAAGGAcacgttaaaataaaatgttactgtaatttcttgtataatgtataatgtaccTTTTGtcaggtaagaaaaaaaactaactatatatatatatagagagagagagagagagagacagaaacagagagagagagagagagagagagagagagagagagagagacagagagagagagagagagagagagagagagagagagacagagagagagagagagacagagagagagagagagagagagagagagagagagagagagagagagagagagagagagagagagagagagagagagagagagagagagagagagagagagagagagagagagagagagagagagacagagagagagagagagagagagagagagagagagagagagagagagagagagagagagagagagagagagagagagagagagagagagagagagagagagagagagagagagagagagagacagagagagagagagagacagagagagagagagagagagagagagagagagagagagagagagagagagagagagagagagagagacagagagagagagagagagagagagagagagagagagagagagagagagagagagagagagagagagagagagagagagagagagagagagagagagagagagagagagagagagagagagagagagagagagagagagagagagagagagagagacagagagagagagagagagagagagagagagagagagagagagagagagagagagagagagagagagagagagagagagagagagagagagagagagagagagagagagagagagagagagagagagagacagagagagagagagagagagagagagagagagagagacagagagagagagagagagagagacagagagagagagagacagagagagagagagagagagagagagagagagagagagagagagagagagagagagagagagagagagagagagagagagacagagagagagagagagagagagagagagagagagagagagagagacagagagagacagagagagagagagagagagagacagagagagagagagagagagagagagagagagagagagagagagagagagagagagagagagagagagagagagagagagagagagagagagagagagagagagagagagagagagagagagagagacagagagagagagagagagagagagagagagagagagagagagtgtatatatgtttatatatatatatatatatatatatatatatatatatgtgtatatattttttgttttttgtgattgaacttgacattttattttccacatgACTTATTCAGACACAAACTGAGCActaaattcactttttaaagAACCAACTAATAGTAagagtacaataaaaataagcatgttttaaattttttcaccTTAAGCTCGAGCTTCTATTTTGGTCTTATACTAGCGAAATGCCGCCCGCAAAAATGCTAGCAATGACACGAAtgcgcagagagagagagagagagagagttcccGAGCCGCTCAGCCTCAGCCTCTTACTCTGAACGAGATCAGCCGGGTTTGACGGAGTGTGTGCATCTGTTGCGTTGAATTGTGCCGCTCCAGTCGTTTATGTCACTGTATTGAATTATTAGCATTAATTAATCCATTTCAGAGGTCTGGAATCAGACAGAAGACCGTACCGTTTCGTCCAGCAGGTCGATGCAGTGCTGCAGATCGGGTTTAGTTGAACAGAAAAGACGGAAGAGTTGTTTTCCGATCGGCTGTTTGTCACACAGGCTGTAATAATCTCGCTCTGAAACGAACGCAGTCGAAAGCGACGTTAAAATCAAAGACATTATCTCACACCACTAGCCAAAGTAACGAGCCCCCCCGAGAACTTGAGCTCCTTCTCACCGATGCTTCTCTCCAGCTCTGTGCAGTCGTTTATGTGCGGCAGACTCAGAAACTCCTTCCACTTTCGACTCCTTCCTTTGCGGTTCCCACCGTTGCCTACTGCGGCGGcggaggaaagagagaaacacgAAAAGGCTTTTAATGGCTGAAC from Puntigrus tetrazona isolate hp1 unplaced genomic scaffold, ASM1883169v1 S000000397, whole genome shotgun sequence encodes:
- the grk5 gene encoding G protein-coupled receptor kinase 5 isoform X5; protein product: MEIESMVANCALIKAREVGNGGNRKGRSRKWKEFLSLPHINDCTELERSIERDYYSLCDKQPIGKQLFRLFCSTKPDLQHCIDLLDETAEYEITPDEKRKHFGKQLINKYLTSQSSRVRQIVDQELDKCSVNLELNASENVFSGCQKALHEFLSGAPFAEYQKSMYFDRFLQWKMVERRPITRDIFREYRVLGKGGFGEVCAYQSRASGKMYACKKLEKKRIKKQRGEGMALNEKQILERVNSRFVVSLAYAYETKEALCLVLTLMNGGDLRFHIYNMGTEGLDKERVQFYAAEILCGLSHLHNESIVYRDLKPENILLDDNGHIRISDLGLAVFLPEEKHVKGRVGTVGYMAPEVITNRSYGVSVDWWGLGCLIFEMTDGNPPFRKHRERLPRQEMERRVLETIESYGKKFDEDAKCICKSLLAKNPKERLGCKSGRRAEVIKGHAFFKDINFTRLEAGMMPPPFVPDPRAVYCADVLDIDQFSTVKGVSLTNVDENFYSRFNTGSVPVPWQNEMIETECFKDLNAFGPRGTRTLDLDRSAEIPKTSPETQFIHQTPTEYGRHRLLSRFFKRRRAVS
- the grk5 gene encoding G protein-coupled receptor kinase 5 isoform X2, whose product is MEIESMVANCALIKAREGNGGNRKGRSRKWKEFLSLPHINDCTELERSIERDYYSLCDKQPIGKQLFRLFCSTKPDLQHCIDLLDETAEYEITPDEKRKHFGKQLINKYLTSQSSRVRQIVDQELDKCSVNLELNASENVFSGCQKALHEFLSGAPFAEYQKSMYFDRFLQWKMVERRPITRDIFREYRVLGKGGFGEVCAYQSRASGKMYACKKLEKKRIKKQRGEGMALNEKQILERVNSRFVVSLAYAYETKEALCLVLTLMNGGDLRFHIYNMGTEGLDKERVQFYAAEILCGLSHLHNESIVYRDLKPENILLDDNGHIRISDLGLAVFLPEEKHVKGRVGTVGYMAPEVITNRSYGVSVDWWGLGCLIFEMTDGNPPFRKHRERLPRQEMERRVLETIESYGKKFDEDAKCICKSLLAKNPKERLGCKSGRRAEVIKGHAFFKDINFTRLEAGMMPPPFVPDPRAVYCADVLDIDQFSTVKGVSLTNVDENFYSRFNTGSVPVPWQNEMIETECFKDLNAFGPRGTRTLDLDRSAEIPKTSPETQFIHQTPTEYGRHRLLSRFFKRRNLKIPRKTQNGEGQKSSVCTSRKKEKGRIHRGRSAEPICRSSSSQGSE
- the grk5 gene encoding G protein-coupled receptor kinase 5 isoform X3 — translated: MEIESMVANCALIKAREVGNGGNRKGRSRKWKEFLSLPHINDCTELERSIERDYYSLCDKQPIGKQLFRLFCSTKPDLQHCIDLLDETAEYEITPDEKRKHFGKQLINKYLTSQSSRVRQIVDQELDKCSVNLELNASENVFSGCQKALHEFLSGAPFAEYQKSMYFDRFLQWKMVERRPITRDIFREYRVLGKGGFGEVCAYQSRASGKMYACKKLEKKRIKKQRGEGMALNEKQILERVNSRFVVSLAYAYETKEALCLVLTLMNGGDLRFHIYNMGTEGLDKERVQFYAAEILCGLSHLHNESIVYRDLKPENILLDDNGHIRISDLGLAVFLPEEKHVKGRVGTVGYMAPEVITNRSYGVSVDWWGLGCLIFEMTDGNPPFRKHRERLPRQEMERRVLETIESYGKKFDEDAKCICKSLLAKNPKERLGCKSGRRAEVIKGHAFFKDINFTRLEAGMMPPPFVPDPRAVYCADVLDIDQFSTVKGVSLTNVDENFYSRFNTGSVPVPWQNEMIETECFKDLNAFGPRGTRTLDLDRSAEIPKTSPETQFIHQTPTEYGRHRLLSRFFKRRNLKIPRKTQNGEGQKSSVCTSRKKEKGRIRAVS
- the grk5 gene encoding G protein-coupled receptor kinase 5 isoform X1, producing the protein MEIESMVANCALIKAREVGNGGNRKGRSRKWKEFLSLPHINDCTELERSIERDYYSLCDKQPIGKQLFRLFCSTKPDLQHCIDLLDETAEYEITPDEKRKHFGKQLINKYLTSQSSRVRQIVDQELDKCSVNLELNASENVFSGCQKALHEFLSGAPFAEYQKSMYFDRFLQWKMVERRPITRDIFREYRVLGKGGFGEVCAYQSRASGKMYACKKLEKKRIKKQRGEGMALNEKQILERVNSRFVVSLAYAYETKEALCLVLTLMNGGDLRFHIYNMGTEGLDKERVQFYAAEILCGLSHLHNESIVYRDLKPENILLDDNGHIRISDLGLAVFLPEEKHVKGRVGTVGYMAPEVITNRSYGVSVDWWGLGCLIFEMTDGNPPFRKHRERLPRQEMERRVLETIESYGKKFDEDAKCICKSLLAKNPKERLGCKSGRRAEVIKGHAFFKDINFTRLEAGMMPPPFVPDPRAVYCADVLDIDQFSTVKGVSLTNVDENFYSRFNTGSVPVPWQNEMIETECFKDLNAFGPRGTRTLDLDRSAEIPKTSPETQFIHQTPTEYGRHRLLSRFFKRRNLKIPRKTQNGEGQKSSVCTSRKKEKGRIHRGRSAEPICRSSSSQGSE
- the grk5 gene encoding G protein-coupled receptor kinase 5 isoform X4, whose protein sequence is MEIESMVANCALIKAREVGNGGNRKGRSRKWKEFLSLPHINDCTELERSIERDYYSLCDKQPIGKQLFRLFCSTKPDLQHCIDLLDETAEYEITPDEKRKHFGKQLINKYLTSQSSRVRQIVDQELDKCSVNLELNASENVFSGCQKALHEFLSGAPFAEYQKSMYFDRFLQWKMVERRPITRDIFREYRVLGKGGFGEVCAYQSRASGKMYACKKLEKKRIKKQRGEGMALNEKQILERVNSRFVVSLAYAYETKEALCLVLTLMNGGDLRFHIYNMGTEGLDKERVQFYAAEILCGLSHLHNESIVYRDLKPENILLDDNGHIRISDLGLAVFLPEEKHVKGRVGTVGYMAPEVITNRSYGVSVDWWGLGCLIFEMTDGNPPFRKHRERLPRQEMERRVLETIESYGKKFDEDAKCICKSLLAKNPKERLGCKSGRRAEVIKGHAFFKDINFTRLEAGMMPPPFVPDPRAVYCADVLDIDQFSTVKGVSLTNVDENFYSRFNTGSVPVPWQNEMIETECFKDLNAFGPRGTRTLDLDRSAEIPKTSPETQFIHQTPTEYGRHRLLSRFFKRRHRGRSAEPICRSSSSQGSE